In Simplicispira sp. 125, one DNA window encodes the following:
- a CDS encoding FAD-dependent monooxygenase, whose protein sequence is MNKQVLIAGGGIGGLAAALGASRAGWEVRLYERAAAFAEVGAGVQLGPNAVRRLQAWGLQAPLQAVAAFPDQLQVRSALDGGTLATLPLGAEMIARYGAAYATIHRADLQGLLHEAVHDRANVQLNLGCAIAQYGESGGAIQVRLGQGKEIEGDALVGADGLWSRIRTQMLDDGAPRPTGHLAYRALVPQAALPQQLRSTQVTAWLGPRLHAVHYPVRRGELLNLVVIVHGPAPHDLESWDHAANATDLEAALAGTCGALQDMVRGVAATGHGWRLWPLCDRARLDSAAQMAQGLVALLGDAAHPMPPYLAQGAGMAIEDAAQLQRALAMHDMDVPLRLRRYALNRWERAGRVQARSQRNGRIFHATGPVRWARDLSLRLMGERLLDVPWLYRGDGSNASAL, encoded by the coding sequence ATGAACAAACAGGTATTGATCGCCGGTGGTGGCATCGGCGGGCTGGCCGCTGCACTGGGTGCCTCGCGGGCGGGTTGGGAGGTGCGTTTGTACGAGCGCGCGGCCGCGTTTGCGGAGGTGGGCGCGGGCGTGCAACTGGGCCCCAACGCCGTGCGGCGCCTGCAGGCCTGGGGTCTGCAAGCACCACTGCAGGCGGTGGCCGCTTTTCCCGATCAACTGCAAGTGCGCAGCGCCCTGGATGGGGGCACGCTGGCGACCTTGCCGCTGGGCGCCGAGATGATTGCGCGCTACGGCGCTGCCTACGCCACCATCCACCGCGCCGACCTGCAGGGCCTGCTGCATGAGGCCGTGCACGACCGTGCGAATGTGCAACTCAACCTCGGCTGTGCCATTGCGCAGTACGGCGAATCAGGGGGGGCCATCCAGGTGCGCCTGGGCCAAGGCAAGGAGATCGAAGGCGATGCCCTGGTAGGCGCCGATGGCTTGTGGAGCCGCATCCGCACCCAGATGCTGGACGACGGGGCGCCGCGTCCCACGGGCCATCTGGCCTACCGCGCCCTGGTACCGCAAGCGGCGTTGCCGCAGCAACTGCGCAGCACACAGGTCACCGCCTGGCTGGGGCCGCGCCTGCATGCCGTGCATTACCCTGTGCGCCGGGGCGAGTTGCTGAACCTGGTGGTGATCGTGCACGGCCCTGCGCCCCACGATCTGGAAAGCTGGGACCACGCCGCCAATGCCACCGACCTCGAAGCCGCTCTGGCCGGCACCTGCGGTGCATTGCAGGACATGGTGCGCGGTGTGGCCGCAACTGGCCACGGCTGGCGCCTGTGGCCCTTGTGCGACCGCGCGCGCCTGGACAGCGCTGCGCAGATGGCGCAAGGCCTGGTGGCACTGCTCGGCGATGCGGCCCACCCCATGCCGCCCTACCTGGCCCAGGGCGCCGGCATGGCGATTGAAGACGCCGCACAGCTACAGCGCGCCTTGGCCATGCACGACATGGACGTACCGCTGCGCCTGCGCCGCTACGCCCTCAACCGCTGGGAGCGCGCAGGGCGCGTGCAGGCGCGATCGCAACGCAACGGGCGCATCTTCCATGCCACCGGCCCCGTGCGCTGGGCACGCGACCTGTCGCTGCGGCTGATGGGCGAACGCCTGCTGGATGTGCCCTGGCTCTACCGGGGCGACGGGTCTAACGCCAGTGCGCTGTAG
- a CDS encoding class I SAM-dependent methyltransferase, with the protein MHALLNAIATIEMPTDAQRIFHGRGGLYPGCEHWTLDVFPPVWVLTSFQPATEEALSAAGAALAARWQELAPGEPLNWVHQCRHEGQTDTQLMAGSVPDPHVVTERGAHFRVHVLRGQNHGLFLDMAEGRRWVHQHVAQQQGARRGPKVLNLFAYTCAFSVVALLAGARQVVNVDMGRGAIATGQQNHQLNDLAGGASFLAHDIFSTWGKITRSGPYDLVIMDPPSYQKGSFVATKDYARLLRRLPDLLAPGGHALLCLNAPELDCAFLQDQMQELAPDLVFVERVANPPVFADVSAERALKVLVYRAPGLPA; encoded by the coding sequence ATGCACGCTTTGCTCAACGCCATCGCCACGATAGAGATGCCCACCGATGCCCAGCGCATTTTTCATGGCCGGGGCGGCCTGTACCCCGGCTGTGAGCACTGGACGCTGGATGTATTTCCGCCTGTGTGGGTGCTGACCAGCTTCCAGCCCGCCACCGAGGAGGCCCTGTCGGCAGCGGGGGCCGCCCTGGCGGCACGCTGGCAGGAGCTTGCACCCGGCGAACCGCTGAACTGGGTGCACCAGTGCCGCCACGAAGGCCAGACCGACACCCAACTGATGGCAGGCAGCGTGCCCGATCCGCATGTGGTGACAGAACGCGGCGCACATTTTCGGGTGCATGTGCTGCGGGGCCAGAACCACGGCCTGTTTCTCGACATGGCCGAAGGGCGGCGCTGGGTGCACCAGCATGTGGCGCAGCAGCAGGGGGCGCGGCGCGGGCCCAAAGTGCTCAACCTGTTTGCCTACACCTGTGCCTTCTCGGTGGTCGCGCTGCTGGCGGGTGCCCGGCAGGTGGTGAACGTGGACATGGGACGCGGCGCCATCGCCACCGGGCAGCAGAACCACCAGCTCAACGACCTGGCCGGTGGTGCCAGCTTTCTGGCCCATGACATTTTCAGCACCTGGGGCAAGATCACGCGCAGCGGCCCCTACGACCTGGTCATCATGGACCCGCCCAGTTACCAGAAGGGCAGCTTTGTCGCCACCAAAGACTATGCCCGCCTGCTGCGCCGCTTGCCCGACCTGCTGGCCCCCGGCGGTCACGCCCTGCTGTGCCTCAATGCACCGGAACTGGACTGCGCTTTTCTGCAAGACCAGATGCAGGAACTGGCGCCCGACCTGGTGTTTGTAGAGCGCGTGGCCAATCCGCCTGTGTTTGCCGATGTGTCGGCAGAGCGCGCGCTGAAGGTGCTGGTTTACCGCGCACCTGGCCTGCCCGCCTGA
- a CDS encoding aconitate hydratase: MAFATPRPARHAFASTLKSFTTDSGKVGQLYSLPALARKYPGIKRLPVSIRIVLESVLRNCDGRKVTAEHVQQLATWQPVAERKDEIPFVVSRVVLQDFTGVPLLADLAAMRSVAVRLGKNPKKIEPLVPVDLVVDHSIMVDHYGKKNSLDLNMKLEFQRNRERYEFMKWGMQAFDTFGVVPPGFGIVHQVNLEYLARGVHKRKDGVYYPDTLVGTDSHTTMINGIGVVGWGVGGIEAEAAMLGQPVYFLTPDVVGMELTGQLREGVTATDLVLTVTELLRQHKVVGKFVEFFGSGTRTLSLPDRATIGNMAPEYGATMGFFPVDEKTMDYFRGTGRTKGEIEAFEAYFKAQGLFGVPLAGEVDYSQVVRLDLGAVTPSLAGPKRPQDRIELGKVSTQFVDLFSKPNAQNGFNRPAALLHTRWHLQRGDAIEAGEAPDSKPTPAGAPRSVVEMEGNKPTLATAHTAVRAAVLTNGGGPSVGNGDVLIAAITSCTNTSNPSVLLAAGLLAKKAVEAGLRVQPHIKTSLAPGSRIVTEYLTETGLLPYLEKLGFALAGYGCTTCIGNSGDLTPELNEAIARNDLVCAAVLSGNRNFEARIHPNIKANFLASPPLVVAYAIAGTVLKDLMTEPVGKGKGGRDVYLGDIWPTSDEIQALMKYAMKGKAFRANYAKVATEPGKLWGKIKGVSGTAYTWPSSTYIAEPPFFADFAMENGASSADQASVSGQKDVDFSVRSARTMALFGDSITTDHISPAGSIKESSPAGQWLLQHGVHKQDFNSYGSRRGNHDVMMRGTFANVRIKNLMIPPTVDGSREEGGVTVFQSEGALQGEKMSIFDAAMQYMAQGTPTVVFAGEEYGTGSSRDWAAKGTQLLGIKAVVARSFERIHRSNLVGMGVLPLQFKGKDTWESLGLTGNELIDIVPDAALTPQSDATLLIRRADGQRQTVTVTLRIDTPIEVDYYRAGGILPYVLRQLLAA, from the coding sequence ATGGCCTTTGCAACCCCACGCCCGGCACGCCACGCCTTTGCTTCCACGCTCAAGAGTTTCACGACCGATTCGGGCAAAGTGGGGCAGTTGTATTCATTGCCCGCACTGGCGCGCAAGTACCCGGGTATCAAGCGGCTGCCGGTATCGATCCGCATCGTGCTCGAATCGGTGCTGCGCAACTGCGATGGTCGCAAGGTCACGGCCGAGCATGTGCAGCAGCTGGCCACTTGGCAGCCCGTGGCCGAACGCAAGGACGAGATTCCCTTCGTCGTTTCGCGTGTGGTGCTGCAGGACTTCACCGGTGTGCCGCTGCTCGCCGACCTGGCTGCCATGCGCAGCGTGGCCGTGCGTCTGGGTAAGAACCCCAAGAAGATCGAACCCCTGGTGCCCGTGGATCTGGTGGTGGACCACTCCATCATGGTGGACCACTATGGCAAGAAGAACTCGCTCGACCTGAACATGAAGCTCGAATTCCAGCGCAACCGCGAGCGCTATGAATTCATGAAATGGGGCATGCAGGCCTTCGATACCTTTGGCGTGGTGCCCCCGGGCTTTGGCATCGTGCACCAGGTCAACCTGGAGTACCTGGCACGCGGCGTGCACAAACGCAAAGATGGGGTGTACTACCCCGACACCCTGGTGGGCACTGACAGCCATACCACCATGATCAACGGCATTGGCGTGGTGGGCTGGGGCGTGGGCGGCATCGAGGCCGAGGCGGCCATGCTGGGCCAGCCGGTGTACTTTCTGACCCCTGATGTCGTGGGCATGGAGCTGACCGGCCAGCTGCGTGAAGGCGTGACCGCCACCGACCTGGTGCTCACCGTGACGGAGCTGCTGCGCCAGCACAAGGTGGTGGGCAAGTTTGTTGAATTTTTTGGATCGGGTACGCGCACCCTCTCGCTGCCCGATCGCGCCACCATTGGCAACATGGCTCCCGAATATGGAGCCACCATGGGTTTCTTTCCGGTGGATGAGAAAACCATGGACTACTTCCGTGGCACGGGCCGTACCAAGGGCGAGATCGAGGCTTTCGAGGCCTATTTCAAGGCGCAAGGCTTGTTTGGCGTGCCGTTGGCGGGCGAGGTGGATTACTCGCAGGTCGTGCGGCTGGATCTGGGCGCCGTAACGCCCAGTCTGGCTGGCCCCAAGCGCCCGCAAGACCGCATCGAGCTGGGCAAGGTCAGCACACAGTTTGTCGATCTGTTCAGCAAGCCCAATGCGCAAAACGGCTTCAACCGTCCGGCTGCGTTGCTGCACACACGCTGGCACCTTCAGCGGGGTGACGCGATCGAGGCCGGGGAAGCCCCCGATAGCAAACCCACGCCGGCAGGCGCTCCCCGCTCGGTGGTGGAGATGGAGGGCAACAAGCCCACGTTGGCTACGGCCCATACCGCTGTGCGGGCTGCAGTTTTGACCAATGGAGGCGGCCCCTCTGTGGGCAATGGTGACGTGCTGATTGCCGCCATCACCAGTTGCACCAACACCTCCAACCCTAGTGTGTTGCTGGCAGCCGGTTTGCTGGCCAAGAAAGCGGTGGAGGCCGGGCTCAGGGTGCAGCCGCACATCAAGACCTCGCTGGCGCCGGGTTCGCGCATCGTGACCGAGTACCTCACCGAAACCGGCCTTTTGCCCTATCTTGAAAAGCTGGGTTTCGCGCTGGCCGGTTATGGCTGCACGACCTGCATCGGCAATTCTGGCGACCTCACGCCCGAGCTCAATGAGGCGATTGCGCGCAACGACCTGGTGTGCGCCGCTGTGCTCTCAGGCAACCGCAATTTCGAGGCGCGCATCCACCCCAACATCAAGGCCAATTTTCTGGCCAGCCCTCCGCTGGTGGTGGCCTACGCCATTGCGGGCACCGTATTGAAAGACCTGATGACCGAGCCCGTGGGCAAAGGCAAGGGTGGGCGTGATGTGTACCTGGGCGACATCTGGCCCACCAGCGATGAAATCCAGGCCCTGATGAAGTACGCCATGAAGGGCAAGGCCTTCCGCGCAAACTACGCCAAAGTGGCCACTGAACCCGGCAAGCTGTGGGGCAAGATCAAGGGCGTGAGTGGCACGGCCTACACCTGGCCTTCCAGCACCTACATCGCAGAACCCCCGTTTTTTGCTGATTTTGCTATGGAAAACGGAGCTTCTTCCGCAGATCAGGCGAGCGTTTCAGGCCAGAAAGATGTGGATTTTTCAGTGCGAAGCGCACGCACCATGGCACTGTTTGGTGACTCCATCACCACCGACCACATCTCGCCTGCAGGCTCCATCAAGGAAAGCTCGCCTGCGGGCCAGTGGTTGCTGCAGCATGGCGTGCACAAGCAGGACTTCAACAGCTACGGCTCGCGCCGTGGCAACCACGATGTGATGATGCGCGGCACGTTTGCCAATGTGCGCATCAAGAACCTGATGATCCCGCCGACTGTGGACGGCTCGCGCGAGGAGGGTGGCGTCACCGTGTTCCAGAGTGAGGGCGCCTTGCAGGGCGAGAAGATGTCTATTTTTGACGCCGCCATGCAGTACATGGCGCAGGGCACGCCCACCGTCGTGTTTGCCGGCGAAGAATATGGAACGGGGTCGAGCCGCGACTGGGCCGCCAAGGGTACGCAGCTGTTGGGTATCAAGGCCGTGGTGGCGCGCAGTTTTGAGCGCATTCACCGCTCCAACCTGGTGGGCATGGGCGTACTGCCGCTGCAGTTCAAAGGGAAGGACACCTGGGAGTCGCTGGGCCTCACGGGCAACGAACTGATCGATATCGTGCCTGACGCAGCCCTTACACCGCAAAGCGATGCCACGCTGCTCATCCGCCGCGCCGACGGCCAGCGCCAGACGGTGACTGTCACGCTGCGTATCGACACCCCCATTGAGGTGGACTACTACCGGGCGGGTGGCATCCTGCCCTATGTGCTGCGCCAGTTGCTGGCTGCCTGA
- a CDS encoding EAL domain-containing protein, whose product MQLLRERLHESERRLQALGRNLPGSVIFQLVRDAEGRRYFAYMGEAIEAIVGVKAEDVLRDAATLYQCILPEDFPAFVALGERSYQELCAFETQARFRRIDGEVCWVRMACTPRAWGQGGVIWDGLLTDITEQIRAEAVTRAYENQLAGVLRHLPGAVARIGLDLEILYANDTQAHWVDTTVEQMIGRRMPEFITPGLMERMLPFMQRALNGETVVFENRIDRLDGEVRFRHTTLVPERTAQGAVAAIVLFAYDLTELKRTQQALSQQRMLLTSLIQAMPDVVFLKDAQGVYLACNPVFERFIGRPAQEILGRTDAELMPPALAETVIQNDLRALQAWQPLVFEETVTFAADGYVGQFETIKTPIRDLAGRATGVLGVSRDITDRKRAAQEIERLAFYDALTQLPNRRLLLDRLHRLVLSSQRTHHHGALLFIDLDNFKDLNDTLGHDMGDQLLTQVAARLSASVRECDTVARFGGDEFVILLEGLDTDTDHAARQAEAVARKLLLALNNPFELAGQQHYSTPSIGLTLFGQERQSVDELLKRADLAMYEAKAAGRNTHRFFDPGMQQALHERSSLEADLRQGLQRGELFVHYQAVVDHHGHVKGAEALARWNHPERGAIAPMEFIPLAEQTGLILPLGQHILHTACQQLVRWAAQQATAHLSIAVNVSARQFRQPDFAAQVLHTLRETGANPKRLKLELTESLLLGDMDDTIERMVQLKREGVGFALDDFGTGYSSLGYLKRLPLDQVKIDRGFVRDVLTDPNDAAIVRTILALAQSLDLDVVAEGVETAGQLGFLRLHGCEQFQGFLFGRPVPVEVFELEHCRHPSPHFEPGF is encoded by the coding sequence TTGCAGCTGCTGCGCGAGCGCCTGCATGAGTCCGAGCGGCGCCTGCAGGCCCTGGGGCGCAATCTGCCGGGTAGCGTCATTTTTCAGTTGGTGCGCGATGCTGAAGGTCGGCGCTATTTCGCCTACATGGGCGAGGCGATCGAAGCCATTGTGGGCGTCAAGGCAGAGGATGTGCTGCGCGATGCCGCCACGTTGTACCAGTGCATCCTGCCCGAAGACTTTCCTGCCTTCGTCGCCCTGGGAGAACGGTCCTATCAAGAGCTGTGCGCCTTTGAGACCCAGGCGCGTTTTCGCCGGATAGACGGCGAGGTGTGCTGGGTGCGTATGGCTTGTACGCCGCGCGCCTGGGGTCAGGGCGGTGTGATCTGGGATGGGCTGCTCACCGACATCACCGAACAAATCCGCGCCGAGGCGGTCACCCGCGCCTACGAAAACCAGCTGGCCGGTGTGCTGCGCCACCTGCCGGGCGCCGTGGCCCGCATCGGGCTTGACCTGGAGATTCTGTACGCCAACGATACGCAGGCCCACTGGGTCGACACCACGGTGGAGCAGATGATTGGGCGGCGCATGCCCGAGTTCATCACACCGGGCCTGATGGAACGCATGCTGCCGTTTATGCAGCGCGCCTTGAACGGCGAGACTGTGGTGTTCGAGAACCGCATCGACCGCCTCGATGGCGAAGTGCGTTTTCGCCACACCACCTTGGTGCCCGAGCGCACCGCCCAGGGGGCCGTGGCCGCCATCGTGCTGTTTGCCTATGACCTGACTGAACTCAAGCGGACACAGCAAGCGCTTTCGCAGCAAAGAATGCTGTTGACCAGCCTGATCCAGGCCATGCCCGATGTGGTGTTCCTCAAGGACGCACAAGGTGTTTACCTGGCCTGCAACCCGGTGTTTGAGCGGTTCATTGGACGCCCCGCCCAGGAGATCCTGGGCCGCACGGATGCCGAGCTGATGCCCCCGGCCCTGGCGGAAACCGTGATTCAAAACGACCTGCGCGCCCTGCAGGCCTGGCAACCCCTGGTGTTCGAGGAAACGGTCACCTTTGCCGCCGACGGGTATGTGGGGCAGTTCGAAACCATCAAGACGCCCATTCGGGACCTTGCGGGCCGCGCCACCGGGGTCCTGGGGGTCTCGCGCGATATCACCGACCGCAAGCGTGCTGCCCAGGAAATCGAACGCCTGGCCTTCTACGACGCCCTCACCCAGCTGCCCAACCGCCGCCTGCTGCTCGACCGCCTGCACCGCCTGGTGCTCAGCAGCCAGCGCACCCACCATCACGGCGCCCTGCTGTTCATCGACCTGGACAACTTCAAAGACCTCAACGACACCCTGGGCCACGACATGGGCGACCAGCTCCTCACGCAAGTGGCCGCCCGCCTCTCGGCCAGCGTGCGCGAATGCGACACCGTGGCGCGCTTTGGCGGCGACGAATTCGTCATCCTGCTCGAAGGCCTGGACACCGACACCGACCACGCCGCCCGCCAGGCCGAAGCCGTGGCACGCAAACTGCTTTTGGCCCTGAACAACCCCTTTGAGCTGGCAGGCCAGCAGCACTACAGCACCCCCAGCATCGGCCTGACCCTCTTTGGCCAGGAACGCCAGAGCGTGGACGAACTGCTCAAGCGCGCCGACCTGGCCATGTACGAAGCCAAGGCCGCCGGGCGCAACACCCACCGCTTCTTCGACCCTGGCATGCAGCAAGCCCTGCACGAGCGCTCCAGCCTGGAAGCCGACCTGCGCCAGGGCCTGCAGCGCGGCGAACTCTTCGTGCACTACCAGGCCGTGGTCGACCACCACGGCCACGTCAAAGGCGCCGAAGCCCTGGCGCGCTGGAACCACCCCGAGCGCGGCGCCATCGCACCGATGGAATTCATCCCCCTGGCCGAGCAGACCGGCCTCATCCTGCCGCTGGGCCAGCACATCCTGCACACCGCCTGCCAGCAACTCGTGCGCTGGGCCGCCCAGCAGGCAACCGCCCACCTGAGCATTGCCGTCAACGTCAGCGCCCGGCAATTTCGCCAGCCCGACTTTGCCGCGCAAGTCTTGCACACCCTGCGCGAGACCGGCGCCAACCCCAAGCGCCTGAAACTCGAACTGACCGAAAGCCTGTTGCTGGGCGACATGGACGACACCATCGAGCGCATGGTGCAACTCAAGCGCGAAGGCGTGGGCTTTGCGCTGGACGACTTTGGCACCGGGTATTCGAGCCTGGGCTACCTCAAGCGCCTGCCGCTGGACCAGGTCAAGATCGACCGGGGCTTCGTGCGCGACGTGCTGACCGACCCGAACGACGCGGCCATCGTGCGCACCATCCTGGCGCTGGCGCAAAGCCTGGACCTGGACGTGGTGGCCGAAGGGGTGGAGACGGCGGGGCAGCTAGGGTTCTTGCGGCTGCATGGCTGCGAGCAGTTCCAGGGGTTTTTGTTTGGGCGGCCTGTGCCGGTGGAGGTGTTCGAGCTGGAGCACTGCCGCCATCCGTCGCCGCATTTCGAGCCCGGGTTTTGA
- a CDS encoding FeoA family protein, which yields MEALMAMDAPCTVDEVGCELAHLPLRTDAWVVGLHMEAAAQDGDLLLRLLEIGFLPGERVRVMARSFPAGDPLAVRVGRSTFALRRREAALIRISTTPPAAGAA from the coding sequence ATGGAAGCATTGATGGCGATGGATGCACCGTGCACGGTGGACGAAGTGGGCTGCGAACTGGCCCATTTGCCCCTGCGCACTGACGCCTGGGTTGTCGGCCTGCACATGGAAGCGGCTGCGCAGGATGGCGACCTGTTGCTGCGCCTGCTGGAAATCGGCTTCCTGCCCGGCGAGCGCGTGCGCGTGATGGCGCGTTCCTTTCCCGCGGGTGACCCGCTCGCCGTGCGCGTGGGCCGCAGCACTTTTGCGCTGCGCCGCCGCGAGGCCGCCTTGATCCGCATCAGCACCACGCCCCCGGCCGCCGGAGCTGCATGA
- a CDS encoding MFS transporter, whose product MPPTPPLSPPPALTSRAAWGVLLVLITGFALSQAFRTITAIIATGLRAEFGLSAQALGLFAGVFAFSFGSMQLFMGVGIDLYGLRRTLLTAFPLTVVGSLLSALAPGYGTVLLGQMLIGVGCAPAFLVCTVFIARYFPAHAFAAVSGMAMGLGGLGMLFTGTPLAWVVQQWSWRTGFGLLAGLALLAWLLFFWKVHEPPQPPHAAPRESLGAAVRGFGALFLLPHTAGIMLLALVTYASFLTLRGLWLGPLLIERHGFSLVQSGNVALVVSLVSLFTPALFGRLDPGPTRRRRWLVGYTLVLAGLFLALALLGLPWVDVGGAIAVGMLSGYMVLQYADVRSAYPAAMTGRAMAVFTMALFMGVALMQWVTGVAASMATERGADPYVAVMLTIAGLLATGVVAFRVLPAPRH is encoded by the coding sequence GTGCCCCCTACCCCGCCCTTGTCACCCCCGCCTGCCCTCACGTCCCGCGCCGCCTGGGGGGTGCTGCTGGTGCTGATCACGGGTTTTGCGCTGAGCCAGGCGTTTCGCACCATCACCGCCATCATTGCCACGGGGCTGCGGGCGGAGTTCGGGCTGTCGGCCCAGGCGCTGGGGCTGTTTGCAGGGGTTTTTGCATTTTCGTTCGGCAGCATGCAGCTCTTCATGGGGGTCGGGATCGACCTGTATGGCCTGCGGCGCACGCTGCTGACGGCGTTTCCGCTCACCGTGGTGGGTTCGCTGCTGTCGGCGCTGGCGCCCGGCTACGGCACAGTGCTGCTGGGCCAGATGCTGATCGGGGTGGGCTGCGCACCCGCCTTTCTGGTGTGCACCGTGTTCATTGCGCGCTACTTTCCTGCGCATGCCTTTGCTGCCGTTTCGGGCATGGCCATGGGACTGGGCGGGCTGGGCATGCTGTTCACGGGCACGCCGCTGGCCTGGGTGGTACAGCAGTGGTCGTGGCGCACGGGCTTTGGCCTGCTGGCGGGGCTGGCGCTGCTGGCTTGGCTGCTGTTTTTCTGGAAAGTGCACGAACCCCCACAACCACCGCACGCCGCTCCGCGCGAATCACTGGGTGCTGCGGTACGGGGCTTTGGCGCGCTGTTTTTATTGCCGCACACCGCGGGCATCATGCTGCTGGCGCTGGTGACCTATGCCTCCTTCCTCACGCTGCGCGGGCTGTGGCTGGGGCCTCTGCTGATCGAGCGGCACGGCTTCTCGCTGGTGCAAAGCGGCAATGTGGCACTGGTGGTGTCGCTGGTGTCGCTGTTCACCCCCGCGCTGTTTGGCCGACTGGACCCCGGCCCCACGCGCCGCCGCCGCTGGCTGGTGGGCTACACCCTGGTGCTGGCGGGCCTGTTTCTGGCACTGGCGCTGCTGGGCCTGCCCTGGGTGGATGTGGGCGGCGCCATCGCCGTCGGCATGCTCTCGGGCTACATGGTGTTGCAATACGCCGACGTGCGCAGCGCCTACCCTGCCGCCATGACGGGGCGGGCGATGGCGGTGTTCACCATGGCCTTGTTCATGGGCGTGGCCTTGATGCAGTGGGTGACGGGGGTGGCGGCCTCGATGGCCACAGAGCGCGGCGCCGACCCGTATGTGGCCGTCATGCTGACCATTGCGGGCCTGCTGGCGACAGGGGTCGTGGCGTTCCGGGTGCTCCCCGCTCCCCGGCATTGA